The following proteins are encoded in a genomic region of bacterium:
- a CDS encoding DSD1 family PLP-dependent enzyme — MTTSAQNKFKLDTPCLVLDLDILGQNLQKMQSVADRAGKKLRPHAKTHKCSALAHRQMEVGAIGICAAKVSEAEVLVKAGITGVLVTGPVATPGKVKRLIELLAADPSLMTVVDHCDSLDLLDAALRASGRTMNVLLDVDIGLHRTGVRPAAARELAAAILSRPTLRLCGIQAYAGHVQHIRSYEERKTTSLHCLKEAVGVFRELQTMTDTCTLFSSTGTGTFDVDLTVPEVTELQVGSYACMDAEYLAIGSAEDPARFASFGPALRLLTTVVSRNQAGFVTVDAGLKSLYRDGAVPVILGSEQARMVYDWFGDEYGKITCPDTMALPPIGSVLELVTSHCDPTINLFDRYYLTRGSDVVGVWPIDLRGCNQ; from the coding sequence ATGACCACTTCTGCCCAAAACAAATTTAAACTCGATACCCCTTGTTTGGTACTGGATCTGGATATTCTTGGCCAGAATTTACAGAAGATGCAGAGCGTGGCCGACCGCGCCGGCAAGAAACTGCGCCCCCATGCCAAGACCCATAAATGTTCAGCCTTGGCGCACCGGCAGATGGAAGTCGGTGCCATCGGCATCTGTGCCGCCAAGGTTTCCGAAGCCGAGGTGCTCGTAAAGGCCGGCATCACGGGAGTGCTTGTCACCGGACCGGTCGCCACCCCCGGCAAAGTCAAACGGCTGATCGAACTGCTGGCGGCGGATCCGTCCCTAATGACCGTCGTCGACCATTGTGACAGCCTGGACCTCCTTGATGCGGCCTTGCGGGCCAGCGGACGGACCATGAACGTGCTCCTGGATGTGGACATCGGCCTGCACCGGACGGGCGTCAGGCCGGCGGCGGCGCGGGAACTGGCGGCCGCTATCCTGTCCCGCCCCACCCTGCGACTCTGCGGGATACAGGCCTACGCGGGACACGTTCAGCACATCCGGTCTTATGAGGAACGGAAAACCACTTCCCTCCACTGCCTGAAGGAAGCCGTCGGGGTGTTTCGTGAATTGCAAACCATGACGGACACCTGCACCCTCTTCAGCTCCACCGGCACGGGAACGTTTGATGTGGATCTCACCGTCCCTGAGGTGACCGAACTTCAGGTTGGTTCATATGCCTGCATGGATGCGGAGTATCTCGCCATTGGGTCGGCCGAAGACCCGGCCCGATTCGCGTCGTTTGGACCGGCGTTGCGCCTGCTCACCACGGTCGTCAGTAGAAATCAGGCGGGATTTGTCACGGTGGATGCCGGCTTGAAATCGCTTTACCGCGATGGGGCCGTCCCCGTGATCCTCGGTTCAGAACAGGCGAGGATGGTGTATGACTGGTTCGGTGACGAGTACGGCAAGATTACCTGCCCCGATACCATGGCACTCCCACCCATCGGAAGCGTTCTGGAACTGGTGACATCGCATTGCGATCCAACCATCAACCTGTTTGACCGCTATTACCTGACTCGGGGGTCTGACGTCGTCGGGGTCTGGCCGATCGACCTCAGGGGGTGTAATCAATAA